Part of the Verrucomicrobiia bacterium genome is shown below.
CTAGTGTGGTGAGCGATTAGTTCGCTTACAAAGTGTGGCGACGCGATCGAGAATGAGTTCGGCGGTGGCGGTCCAAACAAAGGGCTTTGGCTTCTGGTTGTTGGCCGCGATGTAATCGTCAATGGCCGCAATGAGTTCGTCGACGTTTTTGAACACACCGCGGCGGATGCGTTGTTCGGTGATTTTCGCAAACCACCGTTCCACCTGGTTGAGCCAGGAACTGCTGGTCGGGGTGAAGTGCAGATGGTAGCGCGGGCGCTTCTGAAACCAGGCCGCCACCTTGGGCGTCTTGTGCGTCGCGTAGTTGTCCAAAACCAGATGGATTTCCTTGTCGCCGGGAACGGTGCGCTCAATCTGATCCAGAAACCGCAGAAACTCCTGCTGCCGATGCTGCTGCTGCTGGCACCGGCCAATGACCTTGCCCGTGGCGATGTCCAGCGCGGCGAAGAGCGAAGTGGTGCCGTGGCGGTAGTAATCATGCGTGCGTCGCTCGGCTTGGCCCGGCCGCATGGGCAGCACCGGCTGGCTGCGATCCAGCGCCTGCACCTGGCTTTTCTCATCCACGCACAACACCACGGCGCGGGTGCGTTCTGGCGGGTTCAAATACAGCCCCACAATGTCCCGCACCTTTTCCACGAAGAAGGCGTCGGTGGAGAGTTTGAAGTTTTCCTGCAAGTGCGGCTTGAGTCCGAAGGCGCGCCAGATGCGGACAATGGCGTTTTGATTGAGCCCGCTCGCTTCCGCCATCGTGCGCGTGCTCCAGTGGGTGGCCTTCTTGGGCCGGGTTTCCAAAGTGCGGGTGATAACCGCTTCGACCTTCGCGTCCGTCAGCTTGCGGGGCTGGCCAGAACGTGGGGCGTCGCCTAACGCCTCCAACCGACCGGTGAGAAAACGTTCCCGCCACTTGCCCACGGTCTGAATCGTCACGCCGCGTTTGACGGCCACAGCGGTGTTGGTCAAACCCGCGGCGCAATCGAGCACAATCCGGGCGCGCAGGGCAGTGCGCTGATCGGTCTTGGGGCGCCGCGCCATCAGTTCGAGCTTGGCTTGCTCTTCGGGCTGCAAGGTCAATGGTTTCAAAGGGCGACCGGTGCTCATGCCCCCACCTTCGCAGGTCGCACGCATTATTG
Proteins encoded:
- a CDS encoding IS630 family transposase; this encodes MSTGRPLKPLTLQPEEQAKLELMARRPKTDQRTALRARIVLDCAAGLTNTAVAVKRGVTIQTVGKWRERFLTGRLEALGDAPRSGQPRKLTDAKVEAVITRTLETRPKKATHWSTRTMAEASGLNQNAIVRIWRAFGLKPHLQENFKLSTDAFFVEKVRDIVGLYLNPPERTRAVVLCVDEKSQVQALDRSQPVLPMRPGQAERRTHDYYRHGTTSLFAALDIATGKVIGRCQQQQHRQQEFLRFLDQIERTVPGDKEIHLVLDNYATHKTPKVAAWFQKRPRYHLHFTPTSSSWLNQVERWFAKITEQRIRRGVFKNVDELIAAIDDYIAANNQKPKPFVWTATAELILDRVATLCKRTNRSPH